Proteins from a single region of Primulina tabacum isolate GXHZ01 chromosome 5, ASM2559414v2, whole genome shotgun sequence:
- the LOC142546875 gene encoding VQ motif-containing protein 25-like, with protein MKSHPCSTSLVPAKLALHNDSHTISKLKPKIRIIHIVAPEIIKTDVQNFRELVQRLTGKPEERKESEQKVNDFPSTAFPSKICGRKPRKNMKLASVPALQMKHLIKESEEIIWGENPSALLGFLGDVDGFIHDVNGFPLLPFRSSQINTFGEIPLF; from the coding sequence ATGAAGTCGCACCCGTGTAGCACAAGTTTAGTACCGGCTAAGTTGGCCTTGCACAATGATTCCCACACAATCTCTAAACTCAAGCCCAAAATACGTATAATTCACATCGTTGCACCGGAAATTATAAAGACAGATGTTCAAAATTTCAGAGAGCTAGTTCAGAGACTTACAGGCAAACCCGAGGAAAGAAAAGAAAGCGAGCAGAAAGTGAATGACTTTCCATCCACAGCATTTCCCTCAAAGATATGTGGAAGAAAGCCAAGAAAGAACATGAAACTAGCAAGTGTACCTGCATTGCAAATGAAACATCTAATAAAGGAGAGTGAAGAAATAATTTGGGGTGAGAATCCAAGTGCACTTTTGGGTTTTCTTGGAGACGTAGATGGGTTTATTCATGATGTGAATGGGTTTCCTCTCCTTCCATTCAGGTCTTCTCAAATCAATACATTTGGTGAGATTCCACTTTTCTAG